A window of Cucurbita pepo subsp. pepo cultivar mu-cu-16 chromosome LG06, ASM280686v2, whole genome shotgun sequence contains these coding sequences:
- the LOC111797521 gene encoding serine/threonine-protein phosphatase 2A activator, whose product MQPEDSKPPEFPIPSPNFRAPTQRPTPAASIPVDVRPNQSLILSPVPQPQRVSVVSPPYHFQVPSKRIRSPDDLRHFHDSDSGRNFIGFIVALSESTRGRKISDPCYASDTVNSIVSILDTLIQWIDDIPPARMASRYGNLSYRTWHARMVENSDSLMLRFLPEDLHSATVEIVPYFTDSFGNSTRIDYGTGHETQFAAWLYCLAKLGIIKEEDYPAVVVRVFVKYLELMRKLQLVYCLEPAGSHGVWGLDDYHFLSFVFGSSQLIDHKYLKPKSIHSQDILDSFSNDYLYFSCISFIKKVKKGPFSEHSPLLDDISGVPTWNKVNSGLLKMYKVEVLEKVPIMQHFLFGWLIKWN is encoded by the exons ATGCAACCTGAAGACTCGAAACCCCCAGAATTCCCAATCCCTTCGCCCAATTTCCGCGCTCCGACTCAGCGTCCTACTCCGGCGGCCAGTATTCCGGTTGATGTCCGTCCTAACCAGTCATTGATTCTTTCTCCGGTCCCTCAGCCCCAAAGAGTCTCTGTCGTCTCTCCCCCTTACCATTTCCAAGTTCCTTCCAAAAGAATCCGTTCTCCCGATGATCTCCGCCACTTCCACGATTCCGATTCCGGAAGAAATTTTATTGGTTTTATTGTCGCTCTGTCTGAATCCACTCGAGGCCGGAAAATTTCAGATCCGTGTTACGCATCTGATACCGTTAATTCCATCGTCTCGATTCTTGATACTCTGATTCAGTGGATCGATGATATACCACCGGCGCGTATGGCGTCTCGATATGGAAACCTTTCTTATCGGACATGGCATGCGCGAATGGTGGAAAACAGCGATTCTCTTATGCTTCGATTTCTCCCCGAGGATCTTCATTCAGCCACAGTGGAAATTGTACCTTATTTCACTGATAGCTTCGGGAATTCGACGCGAATCGACTATGGTACTGGGCACGAGACACAATTCGCAGCCTGGCTGTATTGCTTGGCGAAATTGGGGATAATCAAAGAGGAGGATTACCCTGCTGTTGTCGTTAGGGTTTTCGTGAAGTACCTCGAGTTAATGAGGAAATTGCAGTTGGTGTACTGTTTGGAGCCTGCGGGTTCCCATGGTGTTTGGGGCCTTGATGACTACCATTTCTTGTCGTTCGTTTTCGGATCATCACAGTTGATAGATCATAAGTATCTGAAACCTAAATCCATTCACAGTCAGGATATACTAGACAGTTTTTCAAACGATTATCTTTACTTCTCGTGTATTTCCTTCATAAAGAAGGTGAAGAAGGGTCCATTTTCAGAGCATTCGCCATTGCTTGATGATATTAGTGGGGTGCCTACTTGGAACAAGGTTAATAGTGGGTTGCTGAAGATGTACAAGGTGGAAGTATTGGAGAAAGTTCCCATTATGCAGCACTTTCTCTTTGGATGGCTCATCAAATG GAACTAG
- the LOC111797660 gene encoding F-box protein FBW2 codes for MAEGSDFRHWDELIPDALGLIFSKLSLQEKLTVIPMVCKSWAKAVMGPYCWQELDIEEWSSRRQLDDVDRMLQILINRSGGSLRKLCVSGLHNTSIFFSIADHAGSLRTLRLPRSNISDGVAEQIAGRLRAVTFLDLSYCDEISACGLEFIGKNCKALVGMCRNLHPLHTAGLLAPDDEARAIAATMPKLNHLEMAYHTLSTKSLMTILSSCPDLEFLDLRGCWDIRLEDKLVAEKFPKLRVLGPLVRDVYERNEWDEFSDYSYVSDDLAWDLSADYFDDGGSYDDPWDDEGRLEGLELRFYEGIDDDNGTFGWPPSP; via the exons ATGGCTGAGGGAAGCGATTTCAGGCACTGGGATGAGCTTATACCGGACGCTTTGGGGCTAATCTTTAGTAAACTTTCACTCCAAGAGAAACTCACTGTGATCCCCATGGTTTGCAAATCATGGGCCAAAGCAGTGATGGGACCTTACTGCTGGCAGGAGCTTGACATTGAAGAATGGAGTAGTCGAAGGCAGCTCGACGATGTCGATCGAATGCTTCAAATTCTGATTAATCGAAGTGGCGGGTCGCTTCGTAAGCTCTGCGTTTCTGGTCTTCATAACACCAgcattttcttctccattgcTGATCA TGCTGGTTCGCTTCGAACGTTGCGGCTGCCACGGAGCAATATAAGCGACGGTGTAGCCGAACAAATTGCTGGAAGGCTCCGTGCTGTTACATTTTTGGATCTAAGCTATTGTGATGAAATCAGTGCTTGTGGTTTAGAGTTCATTGGAAAGAATTGCAAAGCTTTAGTTGGAATGTGTAGGAACTTGCATCCGCTGCATACAGCGGGTTTGCTCGCCCCGGACGATGAAGCTCGTGCTATTGCAGCCACAATGCCGAAACTCAACCACCTCGAAATGGCTTATCATACTCTAAGTACTAAAAGTTTAATGACGATACTGTCGAGCTGCCCCGACCTCGAGTTTCTCGATTTGAGAGGGTGTTGGGATATAAGGCTGGAAGATAAGCTTGTTGCAGAGAAGTTCCCAAAACTTAGGGTGTTGGGGCCTCTCGTTAGGGACGTGTACGAGAGAAACGAATGGGATGAATTCTCGGACTACTCGTACGTATCAGACGACTTGGCATGGGACCTTTCTGCTGATTACTTCGACGATGGTGGTAGTTACGACGATCCGTGGGACGATGAAGGCAGGCTAGAGGGATTAGAGTTGAGATTTTATGAAGGAATAGATGATGATAATGGAACCTTTGGTTGGCCTCCCTCCCCTTAG
- the LOC111797213 gene encoding 14-3-3-like protein A: MAVASSPREEFVYLAKLAEQAERYEEMVEFMEKVSAAVDNEELTVEERNLLSVAYKNVIGARRASWRIISSIEQKEESRGNDDHVSIIRDYRSKIETELSNICDGILNLLDSRLIPSAASGDSKVFYLKMKGDYHRYLAEFKTGAKRKEAAESTLTAYKSAQDIANAELSPTHPIRLGLALNFSVFYYEILNSPDRACSLAKQAFDEAIAELDTLGEESYKDSTLIMQLLRDNLTLWTSDMQDDGDDIKEAAPKRDDE; the protein is encoded by the exons ATGGCGGTCGCCTCTTCCCCTCGCGAGGAGTTTGTTTACCTTGCTAAGCTTGCCGAGCAGGCCGAGCGCTACGAGGAGATGGTTGAGTTTATGGAAAAGGTCTCCGCCGCCGTAGACAACGAGGAGCTTACCGTCGAGGAGCGGAACCTTCTCTCTGTTGCTTACAAGAATGTTATTGGAGCGCGTAGAGCTTCCTGGAGGATTATTTCCTCCATTGAGCAGAAGGAGGAGAGCCGAGGGAACGATGATCATGTCTCGATCATCCGAGATTACAGATCCAAGATCGAGACTGAGCTGTCTAACATCTGCGATGGGATCCTTAATCTTCTTGACTCGCGCCTTATTCCCTCCGCTGCGTCCGGAGACTCCAAGGTGTTTTATCTCAAAATGAAGGGCGATTATCATAGATACCTGGCTGAATTCAAGACCGGAGCCAAGCGGAAGGAAGCTGCCGAAAGTACCCTCACTGCTTATAAATCTGCTCAG GATATTGCAAATGCTGAACTTTCTCCTACTCACCCCATACGACTTGGGCTGGCTTTGAACTTCTCAGTGTTCTACTATGAGATTCTGAATTCCCCTGATCGGGCTTGCAGCCTTGCTAAACAG GCTTTCGACGAGGCAATTGCTGAGTTGGATACTCTGGGCGAGGAATCATACAAAGATAGCACTTTGATCATGCAACTTCTTCGTGACAACCTCACCCTATGGACTTCGGACATGCAG GATGATGGAGATGACATCAAAGAAGCAGCTCCCAAACGCGATGACGAATAG
- the LOC111797709 gene encoding VQ motif-containing protein 9-like: MEKSCQSSVTGDSSAANNGGSAAATGRDQYLRHLDKLSHKISKPSFVKKPGGFDSSIHSNPNFTQNQSLPQPPPPELAVQAQTQHPPQHNQPPVYNINKNDFRDVVQKLTGSPAHERFSNPPPIHPPKPQSSRLQRIRPPPLANVSNRPPPMINSAVPIPQSQQPPPHGLNPRNFISSANNFGPIGRPIAPLSPLPPLPAVHAPAESPVSAYMRYLHNSFSTLDSNQKQFSGFSPLAPLVSPGWNNLTAQQQVPPPAMAEAATPPPPPPSTAAMASEPQFSMPSSPLPFGCMNSPRSAYPLLSPSLLFSPGPLGYPQLPLSPTVPVPSPRCRGL, encoded by the coding sequence ATGGAGAAAAGCTGCCAATCTTCTGTGACGGGAGATTCCTCCGCCGCTAATAATGGCGGCAGTGCGGCCGCCACAGGCAGGGACCAATATCTCAGGCACCTCGATAAGCTTTCCCACAAAATCTCCAAGCCTAGTTTCGTTAAGAAGCCCGGGGGGTTTGATTCTTCTATCCATTCCAATCCTAATTTTACTCAGAATCAGAGTCTCCCTCAACCGCCGCCGCCGGAATTGGCGGTGCAGGCTCAAACCCAACACCCACCGCAGCACAATCAGCCGCCGGTTTACAATATCAACAAGAATGATTTCCGAGATGTGGTTCAGAAGCTCACCGGATCGCCGGCACATGAGCGGTTCTCGAATCCACCGCCGATTCATCCACCGAAGCCTCAGAGCTCTCGCCTGCAGCGAATCCGACCACCTCCACTTGCAAACGTCAGTAATCGTCCTCCTCCGATGATAAACAGCGCCGTTCCTATCCCACAGTCGCAACAACCACCACCACATGGCCTGAACCCtagaaatttcatttcatcGGCTAACAATTTCGGCCCCATTGGACGGCCCATTGCACCGCTTTCGCCTCTGCCACCGCTTCCAGCCGTCCACGCGCCAGCTGAATCTCCGGTTTCAGCTTATATGAGATATCTTCACAACTCATTTTCAACTCTGGATTCTAATCAGAAACAATTCTCGGGGTTTTCACCTCTAGCACCTCTTGTTTCGCCTGGTTGGAACAATTTGACCGCACAGCAACAGGTTCCACCGCCGGCCATGGCGGAAGCGGccactcctcctcctcctccaccttcGACGGCTGCAATGGCTTCAGAACCTCAATTCTCGATGCCCTCTTCGCCTCTTCCATTCGGATGCATGAATTCACCAAGATCAGCATACCCTTTGCTGTCGCCGAGCTTGCTTTTTTCGCCGGGGCCGTTAGGGTATCCGCAGCTCCCATTGTCGCCCACTGTGCCAGTGCCAAGCCCCAGATGCAGAGGCCTCTGA
- the LOC111796536 gene encoding thylakoid lumenal 29 kDa protein, chloroplastic isoform X1 produces MGVSFLSSLTSFPTLVPPQSALSSATAFSPPSHIVRVRCAQIKTDANNEDRQFSRRDVLQGFGGTVALGLMVNSDLMVEPAYAADLIQRRQRSEFLSSIKGTFYTATKKNPDIVPSLLTLALNDAVTYDKATKSGGPNGSIRFSSEISRPENENLSAALSLLEEAKKEIDSYSKGGPISYADLIQFAAQSAVKSTFLAAAIRKCGGNEEKGNLLYTAYGSNGQWGLFDRQFGRSDAEAPDPEGRVPIWGKASVQEMKEKFSAIGLGPRQLAVLSAFLGPDQAATEEFLASDPDVLPWVKKYQRSRETVSQTDYEVDLITTLTKISSLGQQINYEAYTYPVKKVDLSKLKL; encoded by the exons ATGGGAGTCTCCTTCCTCTCGTCCCTGACTTCCTTTCCTACTCTCGTTCCTCCTCAATCCGCTCTCTCCTCCGCCACTGCATTTTCTCCTCCTTCGCACATT GTCAGAGTTCGTTGTGCTCAGATCAAAACGGATGCTAACAATGAGGATCGGCAGTTTAGTAGAAGAGATGTTCTTCAAGGTTTTGGTGGTACTGTTGCCCTG GGATTAATGGTGAACTCTGACCTAATGGTGGAGCCGGCTTATGCTGCTGATTTAATACAGCGCAGACAGCGATCTGAATTTTTAT CAAGTATCAAGGGGACCTTTTATACGGCTACTAAG AAGAATCCGGACATTGTACCCTCCCTTTTAACATTGGCACTAAATGATGCTGTGACTTATGACAAG GCTACTAAATCTGGAGGGCCAAATGGATCCATCCGCTTCAG TTCAGAGATTTCCAGACCTGAAAATGAGAATCTTTCTGCTGCCCTGAGTTTATTAGAAGAAGCCAAGAAGGAGATAGATTCATATTCAAAGGGTGGACCCATTTCCTACGCAGATCTTATCCAATTCGCAG CACAAAGTGCCGTTAAATCCACCTTTCTAGCTGCTGCCATCAGAAAATGTGGCGGGaatgaagaaaagggaaatttGTTATATACTGCGTATGGTTCCAACGGGCAG TGGGGCTTGTTCGATAGGCAATTTGGAAGATCAGATGCTGAAGCGCCTGATCCAGAGGGAAGGGTTCCCATCTGGGGGAAAGCTAGCGTGcaggaaatgaaagaaaagttcTCTGCTATTGGACTTGGTCCACGACAG CTAGCTGTGCTGTCTGCATTTTTGGGTCCTGATCAGGCAGCAACTGAAGAATTTTTAGCCTCAGATCCAGATGTTCTTCCATgggttaaaaaatatcaacggAGCCGTGAAACAGTATCTCAGACTGATTATGAG GTCGATCTAATAACTACTTTGACAAAGATAAGTAGCTTGGGACAGCAGATAAATTACGAAGCTTACACCTACCCAGTTAAGAAAGTTGATTTAAGCAAACTCAAGTTATAG
- the LOC111796536 gene encoding thylakoid lumenal 29 kDa protein, chloroplastic isoform X2, giving the protein MVNSDLMVEPAYAADLIQRRQRSEFLSSIKGTFYTATKKNPDIVPSLLTLALNDAVTYDKATKSGGPNGSIRFSSEISRPENENLSAALSLLEEAKKEIDSYSKGGPISYADLIQFAAQSAVKSTFLAAAIRKCGGNEEKGNLLYTAYGSNGQWGLFDRQFGRSDAEAPDPEGRVPIWGKASVQEMKEKFSAIGLGPRQLAVLSAFLGPDQAATEEFLASDPDVLPWVKKYQRSRETVSQTDYEVDLITTLTKISSLGQQINYEAYTYPVKKVDLSKLKL; this is encoded by the exons ATGGTGAACTCTGACCTAATGGTGGAGCCGGCTTATGCTGCTGATTTAATACAGCGCAGACAGCGATCTGAATTTTTAT CAAGTATCAAGGGGACCTTTTATACGGCTACTAAG AAGAATCCGGACATTGTACCCTCCCTTTTAACATTGGCACTAAATGATGCTGTGACTTATGACAAG GCTACTAAATCTGGAGGGCCAAATGGATCCATCCGCTTCAG TTCAGAGATTTCCAGACCTGAAAATGAGAATCTTTCTGCTGCCCTGAGTTTATTAGAAGAAGCCAAGAAGGAGATAGATTCATATTCAAAGGGTGGACCCATTTCCTACGCAGATCTTATCCAATTCGCAG CACAAAGTGCCGTTAAATCCACCTTTCTAGCTGCTGCCATCAGAAAATGTGGCGGGaatgaagaaaagggaaatttGTTATATACTGCGTATGGTTCCAACGGGCAG TGGGGCTTGTTCGATAGGCAATTTGGAAGATCAGATGCTGAAGCGCCTGATCCAGAGGGAAGGGTTCCCATCTGGGGGAAAGCTAGCGTGcaggaaatgaaagaaaagttcTCTGCTATTGGACTTGGTCCACGACAG CTAGCTGTGCTGTCTGCATTTTTGGGTCCTGATCAGGCAGCAACTGAAGAATTTTTAGCCTCAGATCCAGATGTTCTTCCATgggttaaaaaatatcaacggAGCCGTGAAACAGTATCTCAGACTGATTATGAG GTCGATCTAATAACTACTTTGACAAAGATAAGTAGCTTGGGACAGCAGATAAATTACGAAGCTTACACCTACCCAGTTAAGAAAGTTGATTTAAGCAAACTCAAGTTATAG
- the LOC111797295 gene encoding O-fucosyltransferase 7-like — protein sequence MQRPRRRAVLVMRKLLTCTMCSMALVAVLSVPVQIFPSSRDVPIFSRSYRLPTQGELRLRRPVPEQSLTQELAPLRWSKAHRLFHKTSALDALWNPPPNRDFFPCTAPSLNYSSPGKSRGYLLVHANGGLNQMRAGICDMVAIARIINATLVIPELDKHSFWKDSSKFSDIFDEDHFINSLSNDVKVIKKLPKEFSTITRAVKHFRSWSGVDYYRDEIASMWKDYPVIRAAKSDSRLANNNLPSDIQKLRCRACYEALRFAPKIEAMGKLLVDRMRSYGPYIALHLRYEKDMLSFSGCTHDLSPAEADELRMIRENTSYWKVKNIDPKEQRSKGRCPLTPKEVGIFLNALGYPSSTPIYIASGDIYGGESHMSDLQSRYPLLMRKELLASSEELEPFVHHASQMAALDYIVSVESYVFISSYSGNMARAVEGHRRFLGHRRTISPDRKALVRLFDKLEQGTMKEGDNLATRIIELHKQRQGSARKRKGPISGTRGMDRFRSEEAFYVNPLPDCLCQRQQSNSLQDKKKKKIIY from the exons ATGCAGAGGCCGCGGCGGAGAGCGGTGTTGGTCATGAGGAAGCTTCTAACGTGCACTATGTGCTCAATGGCGTTAGTTGCTGTGTTATCTGTTCCTGTCCAGATCTTTCCTTCATCCAGAGACGTTCCGATCTTCTCTCGATCTTACAGACTCCCTACG CAAGGTGAATTAAGACTTCGGAGACCGGTTCCAGAGCAAAGCTTGACACAAGAGCTTGCACCGCTTCGTTGGTCGAAAGCTCATCGTCTTTTTCACAAG ACCTCAGCTTTGGACGCTCTTTGGAATCCTCCTCCAAATCGTGATTTCTTTCCCTGCACTGCGCCTAGTCTTAATTACTCAT CTCCTGGAAAGTCGAGAGGTTACCTTCTTGTTCATGCGAATGGAGGGCTTAATCAAATGCGCGCAGGG ATATGTGACATGGTTGCTATAGCACGTATAATTAATGCAACCCTTGTGATTCCAGAACTtgacaaacattcattttggAAAGACTCTAG CAAATTCTCGGATATTTTTGATGAAGaccattttattaattctctTTCCAATGATGTTAAAGTCATCAAGAAGCTTCCTAAGGAGTTTTCTACCATTACAAGAGCAGTTAAGCATTTCAGAAGCTGGTCTGGCGTTGATTACTACCGGGATGAGATAGCTAGCATGTGGAAAGACTATCCG GTTATTCGAGCTGCAAAGTCGGATTCTCGCTTAGCAAATAACAACCTTCCATCTGACATACAGAAGCTGCGATGCCGTGCTTGTTATGAAGCATTGCGGTTTGCACCTAAAATTGAAGCAATGGGAAAG CTTTTGGTGGATCGTATGAGGTCTTATGGTCCTTACATTGCTTTACATTTGCGGTATGAGAAGGATATGCTCTCATTCAGTGGATGCACACATGATTTGTCTCCGGCCGAAGCTGACGAGCTAAGGATGATTAG GGAGAACACATCTTACTGGAAAGTAAAAAACATCGATCCGAAGGAACAAAGATCCAAGGGGCGTTGCCCCCTTACTCCAAAAGAGGTTGGAATTTTTCTGAACGCTCTTGGATATCCATCGAGTACTCCTATATACATAGCTTCAGGTGACATATATGGGGGTGAATCTCACATGTCGGATCTCCAATCGCGGTATCCCTTGTTAATGAGGAAG GAATTATTGGCATCCTCTGAGGAGCTCGAACCTTTTGTCCATCATGCATCTCAAATGGCTGCACTGGACTACATTGTATCTGTTGAAAGTTATGTATTTATATCATCATATTCCGGGAACATGGCTCGGGCAGTTGAAGGCCACCGCCGTTTCCTCGGACataggaggacaatatcaccAGACAG GAAAGCCCTTGTTCGGCTGTTTGACAAGCTTGAACAAGGAACCATGAAAGAAGGGGATAACTTAGCCACCCGAATCATTGAACTGCATAAGCAAAG GCAAGGATCTGCAAGGAAGAGAAAAGGCCCAATTTCAGGTACTAGAGGAATGGATAGGTTCCGTTCAGAAGAAGCCTTTTATGTTAATCCTTTGCCGGATTGTTTATGTCAGAGACAACAATCAAATTCATTgcaagataaaaaaaaaaaaaaaattatttattaa
- the LOC111796479 gene encoding pre-rRNA-processing protein TSR2 homolog isoform X3 — protein sequence MEGGENRLLPAGALPLFQEGIGLVLSRWSALQLAVENEWGGRDSRRKVELLCSDILTWFTQNKEPLYIDDLEMILDEALLSLNTQVDDGSIEEVAERLIVMHEECLDGNFSSIEKLRQSPLPQVARSHVSQVMSDDDEEEDEEEGGDVVVGNGRRDMMVDATQPRPVNQPTPEATAEAEDGWVQVTSRRSRGTRN from the exons ATGGAAGGTGGCGAAAACCGCCTTCTCCCAGCTGGTGCTTTGCCATTGTTCCAGGAAGGCATCGGGTTGGTTTTATCTCGTTGGTCAGCTCTTCAATTGGCAGTGGAAAACGAGTGGGGCGGTCGGGACTCTCGTCGTAAAGTCGAACTATTATGCTCTGACATTCTCACATGGTTTACTCAGAACAAAG AGCCACTATatattgatgatttagaaatgATTCTTGATGAAGCTTTGCTTTCGTTGAATACTCAGGTTGATGATGGTAGCATTGAGGAG GTAGCTGAAAGATTGATTGTCATGCATGAGGAATGTCTGGATGGTAACTTTAGCTCTATCGAGAAGTTAAGGCAATCCCCTCTTCCTCAAGTTGCTCGTTCTCACGTTAGTCAG GTTATGAgcgatgatgatgaagaagaagatgaagaagagggTGGTGATGTTGTTGTTGGAAATGGAAGGAGGGATATGATGGTGGATGCCACACAACCCAGGCCTGTCAATCAGCCCACTCCAGAG GCCACAGCCGAAGCCGAAGATGGATGGGTGCAAGTCACATCAAGAAGAAGTAGGGGTACAAGAAATTAG
- the LOC111796479 gene encoding pre-rRNA-processing protein TSR2 homolog isoform X1: MEGGENRLLPAGALPLFQEGIGLVLSRWSALQLAVENEWGGRDSRRKVELLCSDILTWFTQNKEPLYIDDLEMILDEALLSLNTQVDDGSIEEVAERLIVMHEECLDGNFSSIEKLRQSPLPQVARSHVSQVMSDDDEEEDEEEGGDVVVGNGRRDMMVDATQPRPVNQPTPEATAEAEDGWVQVTSRRSRGTRN; this comes from the exons ATGGAAGGTGGCGAAAACCGCCTTCTCCCAGCTGGTGCTTTGCCATTGTTCCAGGAAGGCATCGGGTTGGTTTTATCTCGTTGGTCAGCTCTTCAATTGGCAGTGGAAAACGAGTGGGGCGGTCGGGACTCTCGTCGTAAAGTCGAACTATTATGCTCTGACATTCTCACATGGTTTACTCAGAACAAAG AGCCACTATatattgatgatttagaaatgATTCTTGATGAAGCTTTGCTTTCGTTGAATACTCAGGTTGATGATGGTAGCATTGAGGAG GTAGCTGAAAGATTGATTGTCATGCATGAGGAATGTCTGGATGGTAACTTTAGCTCTATCGAGAAGTTAAGGCAATCCCCTCTTCCTCAAGTTGCTCGTTCTCACGTTAGTCAG GTTATGAgcgatgatgatgaagaagaagatgaagaagagggTGGTGATGTTGTTGTTGGAAATGGAAGGAGGGATATGATGGTGGATGCCACACAACCCAGGCCTGTCAATCAGCCCACTCCAGAGGCCACAGCAGAAGCCGAAGATGGATGGGTGCAAGTCAC ATCAAGAAGAAGTAGGGGTACAAGAAATTAG